Below is a window of Populus trichocarpa isolate Nisqually-1 chromosome 3, P.trichocarpa_v4.1, whole genome shotgun sequence DNA.
AAACCCTGGACGAAAAACCTCAGAGAGCACGAGAAAGAAAGGAGATGGCGAAGCGGCTGGTTGAGATAAATATAAAGGGCTGAATGAGGCTTATAAGCCGTTGGATTTCGACCTATGACATCTCGGCCTTTCATGTCGAAGGGTCTAGGGCAACATGAACACCAGGGGCATAACCGTCTATGTAGTGatatcttctatttttcttcacCTTTGTCCGATTAGCGACAATATATTTGGTACTTGAACTCTTTGAGATTTCCTAATGTggtctgtatttttattttgtcttacATTCATCCctgcaatctttttttttttcatcaagtcTATGTCAATTAAAACCAAGAAATGGaggtaaaatatttatacacgtgtattacaaataaaaagctAGTTTTACAGTAAACAGATAGAAAGTAGAAATCAAATTGGCATATCCATCtataagaaataatattaataaacgaAAGAAAAAGGTGAATATGGAAGAACATGAAacaattttaatgtaaaaaacattaataaaaaccaCATCTGCTACtactaattttattatcatgaaAACTGCGAACAATTATTTAAAcatatcaacatttttttttttatcaaacaatgaatctgaaaaaataaaacatagattaaataaaatatataaaaaaataaataataagacaCTACAtctaagaatattaaaaaaaaaacacacaaacaaacaccAGTCCAAGACTCAAGTAAATATAACCattaactaggaaaaaaaacatatgacaTGCTAACAATAAACTGCATTGTAagtcagattatttttttaactcaagcaaatataacaattaactaggaataaaaaaaagtataacatGCTAACATTAGATTGTATTGCGAGTCAGatcattttttaaagtaaaaagtATCAGGTATTGCTaacttattttctaattaaaaaaatatataataataaactcaaaatataatatatattggatgctatttttcttataatatcattttttatttatgtcaaTATCTCAAATAATTCTTCAAGAAGTAATCAGAAACATAGCAATCTTTGAGAGAGGGGATAATGTGATGGCTATTGGAAATAACTATTGGAAATAAAAGGAAGGGGGAAATGAAGGGGGAgaataaaaagggaaaaggaaaaaaaaaaaaaaaaggaagaaaaaaaaggaggggagAGAAAGaaacttaaaagaaacaaaactacACATAAAAACATGAAACATGTCCAAGACTAATCATGATTTGCTAGGTATTTACCCAAAACTAGTTTTGACAATAAATTTCTATAATATGATATATCTATCACGAgaacatttttttccttttttttcttgtatgttttgattcaattttttttaagttgagatTTTGgaaagttaatattttatttaaattacattTGGGaccaaaaactttaataaaggacttatttataagaaataaaacataaaaaccaaaataaaatgtttgaaaaatattagagATCAAAATGTACATAAATGAAATATTCCACTTCATGACATAACACTAGCCACGAAATACCACCCGTTTAACACAGGACGGAACACCAAACCCTCCAAATATACTTCCTGCAACTCCATCCTTCAGTAATgaaattttaagtgtttttcatttaaaaatatattaaaataatttttttttatttgttaaaaattatttttgatatcagcacaccaaaataatctaaaaacatcaaaaaaatattaattgaaacaaagaaaaaaataaaaaaaatttaatttttttcaaaaacacttttaaaacgcaaaaacaaacagatcaTTAGAAAATCAGACTACAACAACAatcaaatatacaataaaaataattatgaggGGTGTAGCTTAACTAGTCAGATTCtgggtttgtttttcaaaagtcACTAGTTCGAGTATTACAGACTTCAGGACCACTGAAAGCTtccatgatcgttaatttcaggatttcaaaatattaatcagGATACACATAAATTGACCTGGACACTCATtgttatcaatatatatatatatatatatatatatatatatatatatatatatagagagagagagagagagagagagagagagagagagagagagagagagagagagagagacacacACTTGGATTGATATTCAAAACATTTCTCATCACATGAAATCCGAAATCTTACAGTCATAAAGAACCCAAAACaattaacatcaaaatcaaaaccctttTGCTAATCAGTACATCATCACGAGAACTCCATAACAATTTACCTAGCAGGGCAGGGAGATGATATAAGAAGACAATAGACTATATATCATAATCTTAACTCGCTCTTCTTCCTAAGAAATCACCCCTCTGTAAGCTTGGCACAACTACATGTTGGTTGGCATAACACCCACCGGCAGTTTGCAAGTGACTATGTATTCATTTGAATAAAACAACAAACTATTACCCATTTTCAATCCAAAACGACGAggtttaaatcatgttattatGAGAGTTTCTTCAGGAAACACAAATAACGGTCATGACAGGACTTAAAGTTGCttgcagaaaagaaaaaaaaagacgtttaaaatatttataatcttCATACAAACACAATAAATGATCCAACAAGTATCCATCTACAATTCCCAGCAAACCAGTACTTCAGTAATATGTACTTTTGAttcaattatgttttaaaaaataataagcatttagtttttaaatttttattcttttttattatttcatctcTAACAGCTCTGACTTAATCTCGAAGAACATATCGAAATACAAAATCAACACATATGGTTGACAACTCTTTGATGATCAGAGAGCCTCAAGAAAAACACAACTTGTAGTTGTTTGTTTGTCGTGGATGTCAAGAATGAACCGAGTGCATCATCCTTGTAATATccttaaaaaagaatttcaggCTCCCTGCTTCTGGGCTTTATCAACAGAACATGCCCTAAAAACCATGTCCTATTGTCTGCCCATTTACAAAAACACATATAAGCCCAGTATTTTAAATGATTCCATAATTAACTGAATGTCTTAAAATTTCATGATTCTCGTGAAACAGAAGTGTATTAGGGatgattatttttggtttggtttgattttttttatttttaaagtaattaaactaatttttttaaaaataaaaaagaaaccgaaaccggttcaaaccgaccagtttcggttcggtttggttttttagaataaaaaccggtttggctctgttttttcggttttggattggtttttccggtttggctcggtttttgctcggttttttcagattaactcaattttttccaattttttttgtttaagttcggttcggttttttcaatttcaggcttataaaaccgaaactgaaccgaaccggccagttttttcaaaattttaatcggttttttttcacggttcggttttttcagttatttttttattttcttggtttaatcgggttttttttattttttttacttacccCTAAAAAGCATTGTAATGGCACATGCAATATAGCCAATAAGCATAGCACGTTGATGTCTAAAAATTCGATTTCTTTTCTCTAAGATTTTCAAGttgaaactaaaaagaaagataacaaACTTTCTTAACCATCCAACGTACTTTTTAAGATTACCAATatcatatatatgtatgtataatcATAAATCATCTATTTATTTAGCCCGTTGTGTATATAGatgtaaaaatacaatattcttTACCgagtatataatatatatatctatttacacaacattttttttcaccaGAAAACTAATTCATGTACGTCATAgtgtgagagaaaaaaaaaaggcttttatGAGCTAAAAGCTGATAAAATTAGCCACTCTTGATTGGGCCCTAGCCCaacgtttttttttctggtcCTGACTCCGTCTCGTTAGGCACCCAACAATAAGAGGCTGCCTCTCgttgtttaattatatttgtcttgaattttatattttttggaatttatgtataagtatatatatttttagattatttaagaaaaaaaattagttttgattcgATTATAATTATTCTGAGATCTCTATCATTGCACAAAATGCCCCGAGATTACCCCTTGCCatgtaattgaaaacaaaaattaagtttagGCCATTGCCTAATGGTTGAAGAGATTTTCCCACTCTCTTCATGTTTATAGTTTGAGTTTTGAGAATAACATTaagagaaatttattttttggatgtATTAAATTACACATGatgcttatttttaaaattctctataaaatgaattttagttttcattaacacaCAACCTAACCTATttaattgatggttttaaacatggaataaaataatataattaacaagTTGTATTCCAACTAGGTTATTATATTATAGTATTGTTGTAACTTGATCTTTTATACTAaagtatctttatttttattgaaaaagagGTACGCAGGAATGTGTAATCTAGGTGTAATAGGTTATGTATTTGAAGGCCAATCCTAGTCAAATAGTTATCTTCGTTGAAACATGTTTTCAAAACTAATTATAGATCCATGATAACTATTCTTATGATCTTTCAAGCTCCTTACATTCATTAACTAATAGgttaactttgtaatttatcTTTACATATCTTCTATCATCAGTTCATGAACActtcttttgaattttataatatgtttaTGCATGTTTTTTATCACTAATTCCTAAACGTTTATATCCCGAAAAGAATCTCATCATCCCCTCTTACATGAATATGTTCTCCTATGTGATCTTTTCCAACCACAATTATTTAGATACacataacaaacaaaacaacttGGAGTTGCAGGGCAATAACCTGAGGTCGTTAAGTTGTAATATCAACTAACGCTAACAAAAGTAATACAAGAAAGACAACAAGCATAAAAACATAGAATTATGTTGAACATGGACTACATTAAAActctaattcaaaattttattacttaataatttatgtttatgtagtttattaaaatacaagttaaataacTCTATTTATACTAGTAGAAATTTCCTaagaaaatctagaaaaataataaaagatttctaaaccaaataagaaaataaattttaaaccaacTAGGAAAAATATCGCAAATCACAAATGGTAACTTATAAGCCTAATCGAGAggcctttttattttctaattgctataaaattttaactttataaaaaacaagatttttagaattttttaacaaagttCCAGCCTAATTCGAACGAtcgattgaataaaaaaattgttcaattaaactgcaaaaaaattatgaccaactaggaaaaattattacaaatcaCAAATAATAACTTATAGGTCTCATTGGAAGACCTTTCTATTTTCTAATTGCTACAAAATTATAACTCTATAAGAAATTAGAATCTCTTAATAAAGTTTCAGCCTCATccaatagttaaataaaaaaattatatccaattaaacagtaaaaaaatctaatgcatCATTTATTGAGATTAGGCATTTACTATCAACAAATTTGTAAGCCTGGGTCTAATCCTTTATCTCAAAACTTGTGGCTACTCTAGAGAACCCAAACTTAATGTTTTGCTAGCTAGTCAACAAtgataattatttcaaataaagaGGCAAAGAAATGAAACTCGGCCTTCTTGCCCTTGTTTGCTCCTCTTCATCAGCCCATTTCAAGGGTATTCTGCCCCCTCCTGAAGACGCCTGCATTGTTTTATTCCTTTGAATATGAAGAGCTCTGAAACCAATTCTAGCAAATCCCGATATACGCCCTAATATCTTTCATAAAGGATTAAAGTACTATTTTTCATCTCTAATTCGATGATCTTATCGAACATCGTTTCGCATATCTTCATCGGGATCGGTGCCTAGATGGCTGCCTAATTTTTTCTTAAGTAACATTGCTTAATTAATTGCTCTATGCTTTCTGCACTAGCTGTATCCAGTAAGGTCACAAACAGGACTAGTTCAACTATTGACATGTTTTCTCCGATCTCCACCGTGCCTGTAATCATTACAGAATTACAACAAACTGTGGATACACATCTTTTGTTGTGCGTTCTTAGCAGTCAGAGTGACTTTTATGCCAGTTTGCATGTCTAGACTAAGTCCGTTTTAACTGGATTTAAAGTCATTCACGTTCTAATTACCAGTGGGTTCATAAGGTACTTCTTTACACACACATCAGGATGATATGTTCAATCTCCAGTGCAAATAGGGAAAGAATCTTGAGACTTTTATGTGGAGTTTGCAATTTGCAAGAAATATTGAAGGCTgcatattttagtttttctttctttctgttttttcacttttcgGTGTTCAGCACAAATTAATCGCCCCAGTTAATGTCGCATGTGTgaattaatgatatttcaacagtacctatatatatatatatatatatatatatatatatatatatgaacctTGAATAGTGCTATTTAAGTGAAGCTTTTTGACTACGCTAGCTAGCGAACACACAAGAAACTTCATTCATTAAAGTTTGTGATAATCCAGcttcaaatatttaataatggGCATGGAAGGAACTACATCGCTGAACTTATTTTGTCATGTCATGCAACGCAATGCAGAGAATTAACTGGTGCACTTAAAGTTCCACTTGCGTGCTAGCTAAACCATCGCATGTTGTACCTGTGttgcatataattaatatagggCCAATTCCAGGTGGAGACGTGGGCATTTACACGCCAAATGAAGAATTCAGTTTTTGCTCAAGGCTGAGACCTCCAACcaagaattaataataaataaactgcCTGTTCTGCTACCTATCTTTTCTTGCCCCTTGGGCGTTTCTGGATTCACAACTTCACATCATAGCCAGTTGGGTTATATTTCTTGTGAGATTCATACAAGTATTTCACTGTTTACAGATCACGCAAGCAAACAACTGCTGTAACGTCTGTGCTTTAGTAGGTTGATGTgttggaactttttttttctttctgatgaATATAATGAAACTTGTGGCTGATAAAACTACAAATATTCTTGTCGTATAATAGAAACAGCGTACCAATTTTGTTCTAGCAAGCTGTTTTTTCATGGCGTGTTGGCTTCCCCGTAAAAGAACGAGGAGGGATTTTGGCTTACAATCCGGGGAGATCAGTAGTGAAGCCTGGAAAGACGAGTCACGTATAGCTGTAAAGCATGGTTAATTTTATGTGGTAGCTTGATTTTACTTAAAATACTAGTAGTGATTGTCAAACAACAGTTTTATATTGTTCTCTAACGGTGATACTGCTGGTCTTTTCTTTGCTCTCGTCCTCAAATCCTTAAAAATGACACGGAGGGTTCACATCATGCAAGGCATGCATGGAGGACTTTCTTGACTTGTAGCCccgaaattaatatataatcaaatCCAACATGGCTTGAATGCGAGCTCCAGGTTTGGATCCCGATAACGTTTTGGTTCCATTGGTCATAAATTTGGGGGTCCTTGAAAAGACACATGATTCACTGCTATAACAAACCCTTGTCTCATTCTtctactttcttcttcttccgattccttttcttaaaaaaaaaaaaaacaaattattagcaAATTAATGaataacatataatattttgaaaattttgtgaTTATGCCAAGTTGATGCCCACAGAGTAACCTGAAAACTGGCTAGTATTATCTTAAAATGGTATCGCGGTTTATATAAACACATTTCTCCTCTAAGTTCGGAAAGGATAGTAATGACCATACACCTCATTTACGGTTCACCATCCCAAGATGAATTTTACATGGTTGAATGATGGCAATTGGTATATATCAACTCCTGGAGGCTAGGCCTTTCACTAAATTATATTCATGTCATCTTCTTTGAGTAACAAATTGATGATACCTTGTAGTTTTAGATTTAGCATAAATGATTGATCCTGAGAGTATAAACAATGAGGAAATGAATGTCATTAGCTTGAAAGTTCCTAGAGGCACAGAAGTCTATAATTAATGTGGGTCTCAGCAACATGCTTGGTTGTGGAAGCTTGGTTCCATGTCCCATTGAAGACACTCTCTTTTGCTTAAGATTAATGGAAGTGGCAGCCAAGCAGACCCGTCCTTGTTGTCTAATCCGACGTTTATCCCAAATTGTGACAAGCAAAGGCTTAATAAGAGTGGTCATGCGGTGTGTAATCTATTTTGTTTTCGTGCAAATTTCCATGTGTACGTGGTGCTGTCCTAACAATCTAACATCATTGACTAATTCTTGATCAATTAATACGTGTAGAGCGCCCCCCCTCCCTCTAGAAATGGTGTTTGTTTCCCTGCTGGGTTTTTTTGCACAACAAAAGAGCTGTAAAGCAAGCTTCTGCATGATTGTCAATTGATCACAACATTGCCCTATTCTCCCATAGGCTGACTACTCAGGTTTAATGCATcactttattattgttaatcATCATATTTTGCCTCATTCCATCTGCCTAATCTTATTATATAGTACGAGAGGTGGACTCTTAGCAACATTGGCATTAATGATTGGATATACTTAATTGCTGACCAAGCTTATCTTAAGCATACATACAAAAGCCAGTATTGGGTTTGAAGCTCTGcaacaattttattcttattaaattACTTTGTGTTATAGgctgatttaaaaaacaagtacaCACATTTAGCTTATATAGGTACTTTGACCAATAAGGGCTACATCTAAGCACAGTTTACCAGACAAGGGCACGTGTGTAGGACCTCCATAGCCTCTACCTCCCTTtcatttcctcttctttttattttttagaaattttgaaTATACATCATTTCCCAAAATCCCCTCCAGAATCTGTTATTTATTCGCTTCCTCTCCACCTCTCAGCTACCAAGAAACACATTCCAGTTGTAACTTGTGAGTGAGAGAGAGGGGAGAAGCATTGATTCCCATTAAGTTGTTCTCTTTCTGTTTTGTCCTCGCCATTCTCTTTGCTCTTGCCTTTAGCTGCcaagctacttttttttttttatccagttGAATAGAAAGAGAGCATACCCTTGTGAAGCTTTATTTGGGTTACCATTTAGACAAAGAGTCGTATGATGTTGTAAGAACAGCAAAAACTCTTACCAAAAACTTGCATTTTATATTCCAGCTttccattatttcaaaaaatgttgCCAATCTTTGATCCAAATGATAATGAAGCTGGCTTGAAGCTTTTGGAGGACCTAACCAACAATGCATGTCAAATACAGCGACAGGTATTGGAGTATATACTGACCACAAATTTGCATACAGGGTATCTTAAAAGCTTTCTCAACGGCGATTCTAGTAAGGAAAACTTCAAGAATAAAGTTCCCATCGTGAATTATGAGGATATCAAGCCTTGTATCGAGCGAATTGCCAATGGAGAGCCTTCATCCATCATTTCAGCTCAACCAATAACTGAGCTCCTCACAAGgtatataaatttatcatttattttctcatatttcttCATAAATAAATTCCCTTGAAATTCTTGATCATGTTAATCTTTTTATCCTCAGAAATtgatcatttttattaattattcgtATTATATGCAGCTCGGGTACTTCTGGAGGACAGCCAAAAATGATGCCTTCGACTGCTGAAGAATTGGAAAGAAAGACATTCTTTTATAACCTCCTTATGCCTATAATGAACAAGTAAGAAAACTCTCTCCATATTCTTGTGCTTTTGAATTTTACAACTGCTTATAAGATAATGGAACAGTGTAAGCAGGGTGAGTAGAGttaaacaactttatttttctttttcaggtaTGTTGATGGCTTGGACCAGGGAAAAGGAATGTATCTTTTGTTTACCAAACCCGAAATTAGCACCCCTTCGGGCTTGATGGCAAGACCTGTTCTAACAAGCTACTACAAGAGCAGCAACTTCAGAAACCGTGCTTTCAATCGATATAACGTTTATACAAGCCCTGATGAGACCATCTTGTGTCCTGATAGCAAGCAGAGCATGTACTGCCAATTGCTATGTGGCTTAGTACAACGCGAAGAGGTTCTAAGAGTTGGTGCAGTTTTTGCATCAGCTTTCCTGCGCGCTATCAAATTTTTGGAGGAATATCAGAAAGAATTATGCTCCAATATAAGAACAGGTCGTCTCAGTGATTGGATCACTGACCCCAATTGCAGAAATGCCGTCTCGTCATTTCTGAGCAAACCCAATTCAGAATTGGCTGATTTAATCGAGGTTGAATGTAGCGGCAAATCTTGCGAAGGGATAATTAAGAAGCTTTGGCCGAGAACAAAGTACATTGAAGTTATTGTTACAGGTTCTATGGCACAATACATTCCAACCCTTGAATTCTATAGCGGTGGGCTCCCATTAGTTTCAACAATGTATGGCTCTTCTGAATGTTACTTGGGAATCAACTTCAAACCACTAAGCAACCCTTCTGATGTCTCTTACACACTCATTCCAAATATGGCTTACTTTGAATTCTTGCCCGTTGATAAAGACAACAAAAAAGTGATACAGGCTGTCCAGTGCAATGGTGCTACCGATCATAATGGCAAACAAGAGGAGGATGGCAAGGAAAAGGACGTTGAAGCTGTTGATCTTGAGGACGTCAAGCTTGGTCACTACTATGAACTAGTTGTCACCACTTTTACAGGTGAGGTTTTCGTAACATGCTTTGTTTTGCCCATCTACTTgctttataattgattttgaacTCGTCAATCCCAATCAATCATAAAAATGGAGTAATAAGTTTTATAGTTGCTTTTGGTTATGGATTGCAGTTGAAAGATCGTGCCTAGTTCATAGCTGATCAGTTTCTCacttttttgtttattcttttctCAGGATTATATAGGTATAGAGTTGGAGACATTCTTATGGTAACTGGCTTCTACAATAATGCTCCTCAATTTCGTTTTGTGCACCGGCGAAATGTGGTTTTAAGTATCGATACTGACAAGACCAATGAAGAAGACCTCTTAAAGGCGGTGACACAAGCTAAAGTCCTCCTTGAGCCACTCGGTTTCCTTCTAACGGAGTACACGAGCTTCGCTGACACTTCCTCAATCCCAGGTCATTATGTGCTATTTTGGGAACTTAAGACGCAAGGAACTAATGATCTGCCGGAGCTTGATCCAATTACAATGGAAAAGTGCTGTTCCACTGTTGAAGAATCGCTCGATTCTATTTATAGAAGGTGTAGGAAGAAAGACAAATCAATTGGACCACTGGAAATAAGAGTGGTGACACATGGAACTTTCGATGCACTCATGGATTTTTGTGTATCTCAAGGGTCATCAGTTAACCAGTACAAGACTACAAGATGCATTAAATCCGAGGAGGCCTTCAAGATTTTGCATTCCAGGGTGGTGGGAAGATTTTTCAGCAAGAAAACTCCTTTCTGGGAGCCGTTCAGAATTGAAACTAATTAGTGAATTATGGCTAGCTGTTCGTTGTCTTTAATGGCACTCTCTGGCATGGAGCTTTGTTTCTGGGGATCCTCTTCATATCCTCTACGTTTTGATTTCTAGCCTAGTTTGTTCCGTCCTTTTCCTTCTCTGTACGctgaatttgttttgaaatcagACTATTTAGCCAACCATGTCTTAATTTACTTGTCAAAGTTCAAACTAATtaacttcctttctttttcGACAATTAAGGATAGCTTTTCACCAATGTTGTTATAATCATTGAATTAGTCCATGATAAAGCAAATAATCACTTCCATAACTATAATAAACTAGCTTGCCGACACGCTGAAAATGTGATATATTATCAGGAAACCCAAAAACAAGGAAAGGGGAAGATGATAACTTTGTTCTCATTAACCTGAGGTTCAAATTTGTAACGTGGAAGAGAAAGATGATGTCTTTCGGCCTCCATTAAATTCAGATGAGGCTAAGATCTGCTTGGAAAGTGCCATTACACATTTGCACTATCACTTTCAAAAAGTGTCACTGTCTAACAGCCTGCATGAGTGATACTGTATAAGAAAGAGAATTGCTTGCTTGTggg
It encodes the following:
- the LOC7496523 gene encoding indole-3-acetic acid-amido synthetase GH3.17 isoform X1, whose amino-acid sequence is MLPIFDPNDNEAGLKLLEDLTNNACQIQRQVLEYILTTNLHTGYLKSFLNGDSSKENFKNKVPIVNYEDIKPCIERIANGEPSSIISAQPITELLTSSGTSGGQPKMMPSTAEELERKTFFYNLLMPIMNKYVDGLDQGKGMYLLFTKPEISTPSGLMARPVLTSYYKSSNFRNRAFNRYNVYTSPDETILCPDSKQSMYCQLLCGLVQREEVLRVGAVFASAFLRAIKFLEEYQKELCSNIRTGRLSDWITDPNCRNAVSSFLSKPNSELADLIEVECSGKSCEGIIKKLWPRTKYIEVIVTGSMAQYIPTLEFYSGGLPLVSTMYGSSECYLGINFKPLSNPSDVSYTLIPNMAYFEFLPVDKDNKKVIQAVQCNGATDHNGKQEEDGKEKDVEAVDLEDVKLGHYYELVVTTFTGLYRYRVGDILMVTGFYNNAPQFRFVHRRNVVLSIDTDKTNEEDLLKAVTQAKVLLEPLGFLLTEYTSFADTSSIPGHYVLFWELKTQGTNDLPELDPITMEKCCSTVEESLDSIYRRCRKKDKSIGPLEIRVVTHGTFDALMDFCVSQGSSVNQYKTTRCIKSEEAFKILHSRVVGRFFSKKTPFWEPFRIETN
- the LOC7496523 gene encoding indole-3-acetic acid-amido synthetase GH3.17 isoform X2, translating into MMPSTAEELERKTFFYNLLMPIMNKYVDGLDQGKGMYLLFTKPEISTPSGLMARPVLTSYYKSSNFRNRAFNRYNVYTSPDETILCPDSKQSMYCQLLCGLVQREEVLRVGAVFASAFLRAIKFLEEYQKELCSNIRTGRLSDWITDPNCRNAVSSFLSKPNSELADLIEVECSGKSCEGIIKKLWPRTKYIEVIVTGSMAQYIPTLEFYSGGLPLVSTMYGSSECYLGINFKPLSNPSDVSYTLIPNMAYFEFLPVDKDNKKVIQAVQCNGATDHNGKQEEDGKEKDVEAVDLEDVKLGHYYELVVTTFTGLYRYRVGDILMVTGFYNNAPQFRFVHRRNVVLSIDTDKTNEEDLLKAVTQAKVLLEPLGFLLTEYTSFADTSSIPGHYVLFWELKTQGTNDLPELDPITMEKCCSTVEESLDSIYRRCRKKDKSIGPLEIRVVTHGTFDALMDFCVSQGSSVNQYKTTRCIKSEEAFKILHSRVVGRFFSKKTPFWEPFRIETN